Proteins encoded in a region of the Triplophysa rosa linkage group LG14, Trosa_1v2, whole genome shotgun sequence genome:
- the LOC130564970 gene encoding eukaryotic translation initiation factor 4 gamma 1-like isoform X1, with amino-acid sequence MNKAPQPLSGPPSAPPHPSVPLPTPSPGLSQPSFPSAPPSVVFGTPPPQMNPSAQSRQFASGPRALPQQGGFRSLQPYYASRPTLPTNSGRVQSSPAPHPIPPPHGPRPAHVFQPGPSQMMMIPQQSISFPNSQGTAFYIPGQYRPSYVTPPQYQVAGSPGFYPGTSPGDYAGAYYPAQPQFTPPVPPAPVLMSPAPQQQQAPPPPQQQAPPKRERKQVGCTPYCACVRACVRARVCVRCVCVQSDERIHHFFII; translated from the exons ATGAATAAGGCACCTCAGCCTCTGTCTGGACCCCCATCCGCCCCGCCCCACCCCTCCGTCCCGCTCCCAACACCCTCCCCGGGCCTGTcccag CCCAGTTTTCCTTCTGCTCCACCTTCAGTTGTTTTCGGCACCCCTCCACCACAAATGAACCCCTCCGCCCAATCCCGACAG TTTGCCTCAGGTCCTAGAGCTTTACCACAACag GGTGGATTCAGGTCGCTGCAG ccgTACTATGCCAGTCGGCCCACTTTACCTACCAATTCTGGGCGTGTTCAGTCAAGCCCCGCCCCTCACCCAATTCCCCCTCCACACGGACCACGCCCCGCTCATGTATTCCAGCCTGGCCCCTCCCAAATGATGATGATCCCCCAGCAATCAATCAGCTTCCCAAACTCGCAAGGCACTGCCTTCTACATACCCGGCCAG TACCGCCCCTCTTACGTGACCCCTCCGCAGTATCAGGTGGCTGGTTCTCCTGGTTTTTACCCTGGTACCAGTCCGGGTGATTATG ctGGAGCGTATTACCCCGCTCAGCCCCAGTTCACGCCCCCTGTTCCCCCTGCACCCGTTTTGATGAGCCCAGCTCCACAGCAGCAGCAAGCCCCGCCTCCTCCACAGCAGCAAGCTCCGCCCAAACGGGAACGCAAGCAGGTGGGATGCACACCttactgtgcgtgcgtgcgtgcgtgtgtgcgtgcgcgtgtttgtgtgcgttgCGTGTGTGTTCAGTCAGATGAGAGAATACACCACTTCTTTATCATCTAG
- the LOC130564970 gene encoding eukaryotic translation initiation factor 4 gamma 1-like isoform X2 — protein sequence MNKAPQPLSGPPSAPPHPSVPLPTPSPGLSQPSFPSAPPSVVFGTPPPQMNPSAQSRQFASGPRALPQQPYYASRPTLPTNSGRVQSSPAPHPIPPPHGPRPAHVFQPGPSQMMMIPQQSISFPNSQGTAFYIPGQYRPSYVTPPQYQVAGSPGFYPGTSPGDYAGAYYPAQPQFTPPVPPAPVLMSPAPQQQQAPPPPQQQAPPKRERKQVGCTPYCACVRACVRARVCVRCVCVQSDERIHHFFII from the exons ATGAATAAGGCACCTCAGCCTCTGTCTGGACCCCCATCCGCCCCGCCCCACCCCTCCGTCCCGCTCCCAACACCCTCCCCGGGCCTGTcccag CCCAGTTTTCCTTCTGCTCCACCTTCAGTTGTTTTCGGCACCCCTCCACCACAAATGAACCCCTCCGCCCAATCCCGACAG TTTGCCTCAGGTCCTAGAGCTTTACCACAACag ccgTACTATGCCAGTCGGCCCACTTTACCTACCAATTCTGGGCGTGTTCAGTCAAGCCCCGCCCCTCACCCAATTCCCCCTCCACACGGACCACGCCCCGCTCATGTATTCCAGCCTGGCCCCTCCCAAATGATGATGATCCCCCAGCAATCAATCAGCTTCCCAAACTCGCAAGGCACTGCCTTCTACATACCCGGCCAG TACCGCCCCTCTTACGTGACCCCTCCGCAGTATCAGGTGGCTGGTTCTCCTGGTTTTTACCCTGGTACCAGTCCGGGTGATTATG ctGGAGCGTATTACCCCGCTCAGCCCCAGTTCACGCCCCCTGTTCCCCCTGCACCCGTTTTGATGAGCCCAGCTCCACAGCAGCAGCAAGCCCCGCCTCCTCCACAGCAGCAAGCTCCGCCCAAACGGGAACGCAAGCAGGTGGGATGCACACCttactgtgcgtgcgtgcgtgcgtgtgtgcgtgcgcgtgtttgtgtgcgttgCGTGTGTGTTCAGTCAGATGAGAGAATACACCACTTCTTTATCATCTAG
- the LOC130564970 gene encoding eukaryotic translation initiation factor 4 gamma 1-like isoform X3 produces MNKAPQPLSGPPSAPPHPSVPLPTPSPGLSQPSFPSAPPSVVFGTPPPQMNPSAQSRQPYYASRPTLPTNSGRVQSSPAPHPIPPPHGPRPAHVFQPGPSQMMMIPQQSISFPNSQGTAFYIPGQYRPSYVTPPQYQVAGSPGFYPGTSPGDYAGAYYPAQPQFTPPVPPAPVLMSPAPQQQQAPPPPQQQAPPKRERKQVGCTPYCACVRACVRARVCVRCVCVQSDERIHHFFII; encoded by the exons ATGAATAAGGCACCTCAGCCTCTGTCTGGACCCCCATCCGCCCCGCCCCACCCCTCCGTCCCGCTCCCAACACCCTCCCCGGGCCTGTcccag CCCAGTTTTCCTTCTGCTCCACCTTCAGTTGTTTTCGGCACCCCTCCACCACAAATGAACCCCTCCGCCCAATCCCGACAG ccgTACTATGCCAGTCGGCCCACTTTACCTACCAATTCTGGGCGTGTTCAGTCAAGCCCCGCCCCTCACCCAATTCCCCCTCCACACGGACCACGCCCCGCTCATGTATTCCAGCCTGGCCCCTCCCAAATGATGATGATCCCCCAGCAATCAATCAGCTTCCCAAACTCGCAAGGCACTGCCTTCTACATACCCGGCCAG TACCGCCCCTCTTACGTGACCCCTCCGCAGTATCAGGTGGCTGGTTCTCCTGGTTTTTACCCTGGTACCAGTCCGGGTGATTATG ctGGAGCGTATTACCCCGCTCAGCCCCAGTTCACGCCCCCTGTTCCCCCTGCACCCGTTTTGATGAGCCCAGCTCCACAGCAGCAGCAAGCCCCGCCTCCTCCACAGCAGCAAGCTCCGCCCAAACGGGAACGCAAGCAGGTGGGATGCACACCttactgtgcgtgcgtgcgtgcgtgtgtgcgtgcgcgtgtttgtgtgcgttgCGTGTGTGTTCAGTCAGATGAGAGAATACACCACTTCTTTATCATCTAG